The region GGCGCGCAGGCCTATGCGCAAGGCGCACTGAGCGCCGGTGTGCTGAAGGCCACCAGCCTGAAGGTATTCAAGCCGGAAACCGCCTTGAAAGCGCAATTGAGCGGCCAGGTGACCGACTTTGTCTCCATCGCCAACTTCACCCTGCGCGGCACGGTCGTGGACGGCAGCAATGCCAGCTTCAGCAAGGGTAAGGCGGCGGACATCGCCACCGGCACCTGGCTCAAAGTGACGGGGCAGCTGACCAGCAGCGGCGTCGTGGCCAAGGAGATCGAGGTGCAAGCCCCGCCGGCCAACAAACCCTCCAGCCTGCAAGGCGCCATCAGCGGCCTGGATCTGGCCAATAAGAAGCTGAGCTTGCTGGGCGTGACGGTGCAATGGAGCGATGCCACCAAGTTCAGCTTTGAAGGGGGACTGAGCCTGAGCACCCTGGCCAACGGCGTGGTGCTGAGCGTTGAAGGCAGCTTCGATGCCACCACCAACGTCTTTACCGTCACCAGCATGAAGGGCTCGGCCGCCAGCGCCAATACCGGTGGGATCCGCACGGTGGGCTTTTCCGGCCTCATCTTCAATGCCAGTAGCAGTAGCTTCCAAGTCGGCAGCAATACCGTTCTGATCAGCAACACGACCCAGCTGCAGCCCAGCGGCAGCACCCTGGCCGACTTGAAGAACGGCGCCAAGGTCAGCGTCAAGGCCAGCTTGACGACAGTGGACGGCAAGCCGGTCTTGACAGCCCTGTCGATTGAAATTGAGAAACCAGAAAAGGATTCCGCGGGTGGCGATGTGCTTTATCTCGCCGGCTTGGTGACTGATTTCTCCAGCAGCGCTAACTTCACGCTTGCAGGGCAAAAAGTCGATGCCAGCGGCAGCAACGTCGAGTTCATCGATGGCAATGCGGCCAAATTGGCCAATGGCGCCAAGCTGGAAATCAAGGGCAGCCTGACGAATGGCGTGCTGATCGCCAAACGCGTGCATTTCATGCCGGGTTGAGTCAGCTGCACGGAACGCAAAAAGGGCCTGCAAGCGCAGGCCCTTTTTTTTTCGCTTCGCCACCAGCGCCACATTTTTAGGCAAGGCAGGGAATCCTCGATGCCTACTGGCCTCTGCCCAAGACTCCAGTGGCCATCCCCAAAGTTACCCACAGCTGATGTGGACAGGCGAGGCGGTGGAAAGCGGCACCTTGGGCGATCTCCGCCCTTTTCAAGCCGCCGTCAGGCCGGCGCCGAACGGTCAGCCTCAGCTTCGATCAGCGTTGCGCCTGCATCTGCGCGACGATGTGCTCGATGCGGTCCAGCACATCAGCCTGCTCGACCTGGGTCAGCACCCGGTCTTGCAGCACGCGGCGGCCGCCAACCCACACGTCGGACACATGCTCGCGACCGGCCACATAAACCAGCTGTGCCTCGGGGTTGTAGACCGGGCGGCATTCCAGCGCGCTCAGGCTCACGGCCACCACGTCGGCCAGCTTACCCACTTCCAGCGAACCCAGATCCGCCTCACGGCCCATGGCCTTGGCGGCGCGGATGGTGGCCATTTCCAGCGCGGTGCGGGCGCTGACGGTGGTGGAGTTCTGCGTCACGCCCTTGGCCAGCAAAGCGGCCGCGCGGATTTCGCCGAACATGTCTTGGCGGTTGTTCGAGGCCGCGCCATCGGTGCCCAGAATGGTGTTGACGCCCGCCTCTTCCAGCGCCGTGACCGGGCACACGCCCGAGGCCAGCTTCATATTCGAGTTGGGGTTGTGCACCAGGTGCACACGCTGCTTGGCCAGCATGGCGATTTCGGCCTCGTTCAAATGCACCATGTGCACGGCCATCATGCGCTCATCCAGCAGGCCCAGCTTGTTCAGGCGCTCCAGCGGGCGCATGCCGTGCTGCTTGACGCTCTCGTCCACCTCAAACTGCGTCTCGTGGATATGGCAGTGCATCTGCAGGTTCAGGCGGTCGCGCAGATCGCGCAAATGCACAAAGGTCTCGTCCGACACCGTGTAGGGCGCATGCGGCGCCGAGGTCCAGTCCAGCAGCTTTTCGTTCTTGAACTGCTCGTAAGCTTCCAGGCCTTTGGCGATGTACTCGGCCGCGTTGGCGGCGTAGCCGGTGGGGAAGTCGATCACATTGATGGAGACACCGGCGCGCACGCCGCTGTCAATCGCTGCCCGCGCCATCGCGGCGGGGAAGAAATACATATCGTTGAGATAGGTGACACCGCCACGCAGCGCCTCGCAGGCACTCAGCAGCGAGCCCTGGTAGGTCCAGTCATCGCTGACCCACTTCTTTTCCAGCGGCCAGATATGGTTGTTGAGCCAGTCCATCAGCGGCACATCGTCGGCCACGCCGCGCAGCAAGGACATGGCGGAATGGGTGTGGCCGTTGATCAGGCCTGGGATCAGCACATGCTCGCCCAGTTCAACGCGAGCCGCGTCCGGGTACTGCGCCTCGGCCTGCGCCCAGGGCAAAACGGCGGCGATGCGCTCGCCCTGCATCACCAGCGCATGGTGGTCGAGCACCGAGCTGCCCGGGCTCATCGGCAGCAACCAACGGGCTTTGAGGATGGTGGTGGTCTTAGGCATTGAAAGCTACTCCTGGAAAAACAAAGCTCGCCAAGTGGCGAGCATGAACTTTAGTCGTTTGCGGCGGCATCGAAGGCCTGATCAAACAGATCCAGCACCCGCTGGCTCTGCACCGCTACGCAGACCTGCTGCGATGGCGCTTGCGCCCAGGCTTCCGGCTGGCGGCCGGGCGCGCGCAGGCTTTGAATCGTCTGGCCGCGCGCAATGCCCTCTAGCGCCACGCGCACCGGGCCGGCACGCAGGGTGAAGGACTCCGGCTCAATGGCATAGGCAATCGCGCTGGCATCGTGGGCATAGATGCCGGTGATGCCGTCCACCGAATGGTAGAAGTCCTGATAGTGGCGAGTGGCCTGCCAAAGGAAATCACCCACCGCGCCGCCGCGACCTTGCAGCGCCGCCAGGTGATCCTGGCTCATCACCACGGCCTGGGTCACGTCCAGGCCAACAATGACGACGGGCCAGTTGGCGGTGAAGACGATGTCGGCCGCCTCCGGGTCATTGATCATGTTCGCCTCGGCCACCGGCGTGACGTTGCCGCCACGACCTTCAATGCCGAAGGCACCGCCCATCACGATGACTTGCTTGACCTTGACGGCGATGCTGGGGTCATGACGCAGGGCCAAGGCCAGATTAGTCATCGGGCCCACGGCGATTAAGGTGATCTGGCCCGGCTCAGCATTGACCATATCGCAGATCAGCTGATGCGCCGGGCGCGGGTCCAGCGGATGTAACTCCGTCGTGGCAGCCACGGCCACCTCCGCCCTGCCGCCCAGGCCGTCATCCCCGTGCACATGGGTGGAATGCTCACGCTCGGCCTCGGGCAGCAAGGGGCCTGCGGCACCAGCGGCCACCAGGACCTGGGCGGCATCCAAGCCATACAGGCCGCACAGGGCGCGCGCATTGCGGGTGGTCACCGCCAGCGAGGCATTGCCGAACACGGTGGTGATGGCGCGCAGGCGCAAGGCCGGATGGCGCGCCAGCAGATAGAGGGCCATGGCATCGTCGATGCCGGGGTCGGTGTCGAAAATGACTTGCAGTGGGGATGTTTGTTGGCTCATGCGAGGCTCCTCGTGGATGCGAATTCAGCAGGCAACTCGGCACGCAGCGGCATGGCGCTTTGCACGCCGCTGCGGCTCACCGCAATAGCAGCGGCAGCCATGCCCAAGCGCACCGCTTGCTCTGCTGAGCAGCCTTCGGCCAAACCGGTGGCCAGGCCACCGACAAAGGTATCGCCGGCGCCAACCGTGTCCACCGCCTTGACGGCCGTGGCCGGCAGGCGCTGCATCTGACCCGCAGCATCGAGCATCAACACGCCGGCGGCACCCAGGGTCACCAGCAGCTCACGCGCGCCGCGCGCTTGCAGCAAGCGCCCAGCGGTCTCCACATCCTCGGCGCCCGCCAATTGCTGGGCCTCGGTCTCGTTGAGCACCAGCCAGTCGCACAAAGCCAGCAAGGCGGGCGGCACAGCCAGGGCCGGCGCGGCATTCAAAACCGTGCGGGCGCCAGCGGCGCGCGCCAACTCAAAAGCCTGCTGAATCGCCGGCACCGGCACTTCCAACTGCGCCACCACCACCGCACCGGGCTGGAACTGATCGGCCGCGGCCTGCACGTCGGCGGCCGTCAAATCCGCATTGCTACCAGGTACGTAAACGATAGCGTTCTCGCCACCCTCACTCGCCACCATGATGACGGCCACACCGGGCAGCGCCGCGGGGTCGCGCACGATGGAAGAGGCATCCACGCCTTCGGCCTGCAAGGCCTGCAGCAACTCAGCGCCGTGCTGGCGGGTGCCGACGCGGGACACAAAGGCCACCTGTGCACCCAAACGTGCGGCGGCCACGGCCTGATTGGCTCCTTTGCCGCCGGGCGCCATCACAAAGCTCTGACCCACCAAAGTCTCGCCGGGGGCTGGCAGACGCTGGGAATGAGCCACCATGTCCATATTGATGCTGCCCACCACCAGCACCCGGCCAGGCGCCTGCGGCGTCGCTGCACCGCTGGCGGGGATTGTTGTCTCGTTCGGTTTACTCATCTTGTTCGTCTTCTTGCACTGCGTCTTGCTCTGGCTTGTTGCCCAATGATTGGCGCCAACTGACCGTCGCTCACTGGCGAGCGTTGAATGGCTTGGCCGTGCTCTCGCGCAGCACCAGGCTGGGCGTCATTTTCTGGTCTTGGAACACGGCATCGGGTTGCTCAATGCGCTCGATCAACATCTGCCCGGCGCGTTGGCCCAGGGCCTTGATGGAATAGCCCACCGTGGTCAGGGCAGGAAATACATAACGGCACAAATCAATATCATCAAAGCCGATGACGGACAGCTGGCCCGGCACACTCAAACCGCATTCGGCCGCCGCGCGCAGTGCACCGATGGCCATCAAGTCATTGCTGGCAAATATGGCGCTGATGGCGGATTTGGGCGATTCGCCCTGCCCTGCACGATCCCGGCCTGATTGCTTGAGCAAGCGGCTGGCGGCCAAATAACCACCTTGGCTGCTGAAGTCGGCCTCGACAACCAAGTCCTCATCAGCGGCCAAGCCATGTTCTTGCAGGGCCCGCCGCCAACCGGCCAAACGTTCACGCGAGACTTCAAATTCAGCCGGGCCGCTGATGCAAGCCACCCGTTTGTGCCCCAGATCGAGCAAATGCTTGACTGCGTTGTAGGCGCCTTGGCTGTTATCCACACTGACCCGGTCGGCGCGCGCGCCCGGCACCAATCGGTCGACGGTGACGGCGGGCACGCGGGCCATTTTGAAAATGCCGGCCAGCGCCTCGTCATCGCCGGCTGAGGACAGCAGCAAACCGTCAACCCGCTTCTCCAACAGCGTGCGCATGTATTGCAACTGGCGCTTGGGATCGTTATCGGAATTGCACAGAAAGACCGAATAGCCGGCCAGCCGGCAGCTTTCCTCGACGCCGCAAACCAGCTCGGCAAAGAAAGGGTTTTGCACATTGGGCACCAGCACGCCGATGATCTTGGTCTCGCTGGTGCGCAGCGAGCGAGCCACCGCGCTGGGCAGGTAGCCAATTTCTTCCACGGCTTCTTCGACCCGACGACGGGCCTCGGCGCTGACCGGCCGGGTGTTGTTCAACACATGCGACACGGTGGTGAAGGAAACACCGGCACGGGCCGCCACATCTTTGATGGTGCTCAAGAGGCTTACTCAGGTTCGGGTCGAGTGGGCTGATGGTGAGTGGACTGCGCGCAAAGCTCGCCAAAGTCGCCAAGCGAAAGGCGGCCAAAGGCTGGGAAGACAGAAAAATCGCCTACTCAGGCTGGGCAAACGTTTGCTAACGGGCCGCAGCATAGCCCAAAGCCAGGCGCTTGGCGGCGCGCGCGCACCTAGCCCAAACAAAAAAACCCTCGCCACCACTCCTGCTGGAGTGGTGGCGAGGGTTTGAGCGGGAAGTCCGGCGCGCTAAGCAGCGCGCCAAAACCCCGAACTCAATGCCTGATCAACGCTCGCCGATAGGCTTGACGTTGCGGGCAGCGGAGCCGACGAAGAGCTGACGCGGACGGCCGATCTTGTACTCGGGGTCGCCGATCATTTCGTTCAGCTGGGCAATCCAGCCAACCGTGCGGGCCAGCGAGAAGATGGCCGTGAACAAAGGCACCGGGATGCCGATGGCGCGCTGCACGATACCGGAGTAGAAGTCCACATTGGGGTAGAGCTTGCGGGCGACGAAGTACTCGTCTTCCAGCGCGATCTTCTCCAGCTCCATGGCCAGCTTGAACATCGGGTCGTCATGCAGACCCAGCTCGTCCAGCACCTCATGGCAGGTTTCGCGCATCAGCTTGGCGCGTGGGTCGTAGTTCTTGTAGACACGGTGACCGAAACCCATCAGCTTGACGCTGCTGTTCTTGTCCTTGACCTGCTTGATGAACTCGCCGATCTTGGCCACGCCGCCGTTGCGCTGGATGTCTTCCAGCATATTCAGCGCTGCCTCGTTGGCGCCGCCGTGAGCCGGGCCCCACAGGCAAGCCACACCTGCGGCGATGGCCGCAAAGGGGTTGGTGCCGGAGGAACCGCACAGGCGCACGGTCGATGTCGACGCGTTTTGCTCGTGGTCGGCATGCAAGATGAAGATACGGTCCATGGCGCGCACCAGCACGTCATTGGGCTTGTAGTCTTCACAAGGCGTGGCGAACATCATGCGCATGAAGTTGCCTGCGTAAGACAGGTCATTCTTCGGGTAGATGTAAGGCTGGCCGACGGTGTACTTGTAAGCCATGGCCACCAGGGTGGGCATCTTGGCGATCAAGCGGATGGCGGCGATTTCACGGTGCTCGGGATTATTGATGTCCGTCGAGTCGTGATAGAAGGCCGACATGGCACCGACCAAGCCGGTCATCACGGCCATCGGATGCGCGTCGCGGCGGAAGCCACGCAGGAAGAACTGCATCTGCTCGTTGACCATGGTGTGGTTGGTCACGCGATTGACGAACTCTTCCTTCTGCGACGGGTTGGGCAGCTCTCCGTACAGCAGCAAATAGCAGGTTTCCAGATAGTCGCAGCTGGTGGCCAGTTGCTCAATCGGGTAGCCGCGATACAGCAACTCGCCCTTATCACCATCGATATAGGTGATGGTCGAGTTGCACGAGGCAGTCGACAGGAAGCCGGGGTCGTAGGTGAACTTGCCGGTTTGGGCGTACAACTTGCGGATGTCGATCACATCCGGACCAATGCTGCCCTTGTAGAGCGGCAGATCCATGGAGGGGCTGCCGTCGGAGAACGACAGGGTGGCTTTGACGTCTGACGGTGTCATGGGCTTTTCCTTTGGCTTCTTGGGGATTCTTAAGAGGTGGTTCTCAGCAGGGCCAGAACCTCGTGCACATCGTCGCGGACCAACTCGCCTTCCGGCTCTTTGCGGCGCAATAGCAAGTCCAGCAAATCGTTGTCGGACAAGTCCATCAGCACGCGCAGCCCCTCGGCCTGAAACTCGGTCAGGCTTTGGGCATATCGGTCAAAAAAACGCTCTATGAAGAGATCGTTCTCCAACAGCCCACGGCGACACCGCCAGCGCAGCTTGGACAAGGCGCGCTCATCGATGATGGAGCTGGGTTCAACAGACATAACTGGCTTGGCGATCTTTGTGCACGGCGTCTTATCTAGGCTCATCAGATGGCGCGACGCACCATCATTTCTTTGATCTTGCCGATGGCCTTGGTCGGGTTCAGACCCTTGGGGCAGACATCGACGCAGTTCATGATGGTGTGGCAGCGGAACAGGCGGTACGGATCTTCCAGGTTGTCCAGACGATCAGCGGTGGCCTCATCGCGGCTGTCGGCGATGAAGCGGTAGGCCTGCAGCAAGCCGGCGGGGCCGACGAACTTGTCAGGGTTCCACCAGAAGCTGGGGCAGCTGGTCGAGCAGCTAGCGCACAAGATGCACTCGTACAGACCGTTCAGCTCATCACGCTCTTCAGGCGACTGCAGGCGTTCCTTATCGGGCAGCGGTGTGTCGTTGATCAGGTAAGGCTTGATCGAGTTGTACTGCTTGAAGAACTGCGTCATGTCGACGATCAGGTCGCGCACCACCGGCAGGCCCGGCAGCGGCTTCAAGACGATCACGCCCGGCAAGGTGCGCATATTGGTCAGGCAGGCCAGACCGTTCTTGCCGTTGATGTTCATGGCGTCGGAGCCGCACACGCCTTCACGGCAGCTGCGGCGGAAGCTCAGCGTCGGATCGGCCGCCTTGAGCTTGCCCAGGGCGTCCAGCAGCATGCGCTCGGAGCCGTCCAGCTCGACCTCGAGGGTCTGCATATAGGGCTTGGCATCCTTGTCCGGGTCGTAGCGGTAGATCTGGAAGGTACGCTTGGTCATTTTCTTAATCCTTGTTCTAGTCAGTTGGTGGCAGCGCGAGGCGCTTGCGGGCTATCGGGCCGCCACTCAAGGCCGTCAGTCCTCAGTCAGTGGGCAACAGGGCCAGCTGCGACTTCGCGCGCAGCCCTGCTCCGCAAAGACATCAGAATGTGCGGACCTTTGGTGGAATCGAATCCACCGTCAGCGGCTTGAGCTTGACCGGTTTGTAGTCCAGACGGCTGCCTTCCGAATACCACAGGGTGTGCTTCATCCACTCTTCGTCATTGCGACCATTTGGGTGGGCGGGCGTATCGCCGTAGTCGTCCACCGTATGGGCACCGCGGCTCTCGCGACGGGCTGCCGCCGAGACGATGGTGGCCTTGGCCACTTCGATCAGGTTCTCGACTTCCAGCGCTTCAATACGAGCCGTGTTGAAGACCTTGGACTTGTCCTTCAGCGTGATGTTGCCCACGCGCTCAGCAATCTCAGCCACCTTGACCACGCCTTCGTCCAGCATCGCTTGAGTGCGGAACACACCTGCGTGACGCTGCATCGCCAAGCGCAGATCGTTGGCAACGTCTTGGGCGTACTCGCCGCTCTGGCTGTTGTCCAGACGGGCGATACGGGCCACGGAGTCGGCACCTGCATTAGCCGGCAGAGGCTTGTGCTGCTGCGACTTCAGGCCGGACTCAACGATGTGGTTGCCAGCCGCGCGGCCGAACACCAGCAAGTCCAGCAGCGAGTTGGTGCCCAGGCGGTTGGCGCCGTGCACGCTGACGCAAGCGCATTCGCCCACGGCATACAAGCCGTTCACCACCGTGTTGGGTTCGCCATCCTTGGGCACAACGACCTGACCGTAGATATTGGTCGGGATGCCACCCATCTGGTAATGGATGGTCGGCACCACAGGAATCGGTTCCTTGGTGATGTCGACGTTGGCGAAGTTGTGGCCGATCTCAAACACCGAAGGCAGACGCTTCATGATGGTCTCGCCACCCAAGTGGGTCATGTCCAGCTCGATGTAGTCCTTATTCGGACCGCAGCCGCGACCTTCCTTGATTTCCTGGTCCATGCAGCGTGACACGAAGTCGCGCGGAGCCAGGTCTTTCAGCGTCGGGGCGTAGCGCTCCATGAAACGCTCGCCATTGCAATTGCGCAAAATCGCGCCTTCGCCGCGGCAACCTTCGGTCAGCAGCACGCCGGCGTTATGCACGCCGGTGGGGTGGAACTGCCAGAACTCCATGTCTTCCAGCGGGATGCCGGCGCGAGCCGCCATGCCCAGGCCGTCGCCGGTGTTGATGAAGGCATTGGTGGAGGCGGCGAAGATGCGCCCTGCACCACCGGTGGCCAGCAGCACGGTCTTGGCCTCCATGATGTGAAGCTCGCCGGTTTCCATTTCCAGTGCGGTCACGCCAACCACATCGCCTGCTTCGTTGCGGATCAGGTCCAGCGCCATCCACTCGACGAAGAACTGCGTCTTGGCCTTGACGTTTTGCTGATACAGCGTGTGCAGCATCGCGTGGCCGGTACGGTCGGCCGCGGCGCAAGCGCGCTGCACCGGCTTTTCACCGTAGTTGGCGGTGTGGCCGCCGAAGGGGCGCTGATAAATCGTGCCGTCCGCATTGCGGTCGAAAGGCATGCCGAAATGTTCAAGCTCGTAAACGACCTTGGGCGCTTCGCGGCACATGAACTCGATGGCGTCTTGGTCGCCCAGCCAGTCAGAGCCCTTGACCGTGTCAAAGAAGTGATAGTGCCAGTTGTCCTCGGACATATTGCCCAGCGAGGCGCTCACGCCACCCTGCGCCGCCACGGTGTGCGAGCGGGTCGGGAAGACCTTGC is a window of Paucibacter sp. KCTC 42545 DNA encoding:
- a CDS encoding nucleoside hydrolase, translating into MSQQTSPLQVIFDTDPGIDDAMALYLLARHPALRLRAITTVFGNASLAVTTRNARALCGLYGLDAAQVLVAAGAAGPLLPEAEREHSTHVHGDDGLGGRAEVAVAATTELHPLDPRPAHQLICDMVNAEPGQITLIAVGPMTNLALALRHDPSIAVKVKQVIVMGGAFGIEGRGGNVTPVAEANMINDPEAADIVFTANWPVVIVGLDVTQAVVMSQDHLAALQGRGGAVGDFLWQATRHYQDFYHSVDGITGIYAHDASAIAYAIEPESFTLRAGPVRVALEGIARGQTIQSLRAPGRQPEAWAQAPSQQVCVAVQSQRVLDLFDQAFDAAAND
- a CDS encoding DUF5666 domain-containing protein, whose product is MKTPQSLAWRRPAGIFVSLLTAAALAACGGGGGSSSADAPAPTPAPTAPPAPAASAASLVEGTITGFGSVIIDGQRFDDTGAKVAIANNPEASSQATLGDLRTGMRVQAELKDGVLQNLAVNFALVGTLSAIDTSAGSLNVFGQTIKVVSATATGPLPTVFEGFNALSQLAVGDLLKVSGTVASDGSITATRIERRLKDGSEIYRLSGAVQGLDSANRRFTLGGNSSVSVDYSNAKLLPSGAVIENGKLVSVVAKSAPATTGGSTVLTASAVEVRSKKLPDSPDLSIGGQISDFQSLASLRIGDVQVDASSATLKEGTVAADVVNGAQAYAQGALSAGVLKATSLKVFKPETALKAQLSGQVTDFVSIANFTLRGTVVDGSNASFSKGKAADIATGTWLKVTGQLTSSGVVAKEIEVQAPPANKPSSLQGAISGLDLANKKLSLLGVTVQWSDATKFSFEGGLSLSTLANGVVLSVEGSFDATTNVFTVTSMKGSAASANTGGIRTVGFSGLIFNASSSSFQVGSNTVLISNTTQLQPSGSTLADLKNGAKVSVKASLTTVDGKPVLTALSIEIEKPEKDSAGGDVLYLAGLVTDFSSSANFTLAGQKVDASGSNVEFIDGNAAKLANGAKLEIKGSLTNGVLIAKRVHFMPG
- the rbsK gene encoding ribokinase, which codes for MSKPNETTIPASGAATPQAPGRVLVVGSINMDMVAHSQRLPAPGETLVGQSFVMAPGGKGANQAVAAARLGAQVAFVSRVGTRQHGAELLQALQAEGVDASSIVRDPAALPGVAVIMVASEGGENAIVYVPGSNADLTAADVQAAADQFQPGAVVVAQLEVPVPAIQQAFELARAAGARTVLNAAPALAVPPALLALCDWLVLNETEAQQLAGAEDVETAGRLLQARGARELLVTLGAAGVLMLDAAGQMQRLPATAVKAVDTVGAGDTFVGGLATGLAEGCSAEQAVRLGMAAAAIAVSRSGVQSAMPLRAELPAEFASTRSLA
- a CDS encoding TRZ/ATZ family hydrolase; the protein is MPKTTTILKARWLLPMSPGSSVLDHHALVMQGERIAAVLPWAQAEAQYPDAARVELGEHVLIPGLINGHTHSAMSLLRGVADDVPLMDWLNNHIWPLEKKWVSDDWTYQGSLLSACEALRGGVTYLNDMYFFPAAMARAAIDSGVRAGVSINVIDFPTGYAANAAEYIAKGLEAYEQFKNEKLLDWTSAPHAPYTVSDETFVHLRDLRDRLNLQMHCHIHETQFEVDESVKQHGMRPLERLNKLGLLDERMMAVHMVHLNEAEIAMLAKQRVHLVHNPNSNMKLASGVCPVTALEEAGVNTILGTDGAASNNRQDMFGEIRAAALLAKGVTQNSTTVSARTALEMATIRAAKAMGREADLGSLEVGKLADVVAVSLSALECRPVYNPEAQLVYVAGREHVSDVWVGGRRVLQDRVLTQVEQADVLDRIEHIVAQMQAQR
- the sdhA gene encoding succinate dehydrogenase flavoprotein subunit, with the protein product MTAATTNSIPKRKFDVVIVGAGGSGMRASLQLSLAGLNVAVLSKVFPTRSHTVAAQGGVSASLGNMSEDNWHYHFFDTVKGSDWLGDQDAIEFMCREAPKVVYELEHFGMPFDRNADGTIYQRPFGGHTANYGEKPVQRACAAADRTGHAMLHTLYQQNVKAKTQFFVEWMALDLIRNEAGDVVGVTALEMETGELHIMEAKTVLLATGGAGRIFAASTNAFINTGDGLGMAARAGIPLEDMEFWQFHPTGVHNAGVLLTEGCRGEGAILRNCNGERFMERYAPTLKDLAPRDFVSRCMDQEIKEGRGCGPNKDYIELDMTHLGGETIMKRLPSVFEIGHNFANVDITKEPIPVVPTIHYQMGGIPTNIYGQVVVPKDGEPNTVVNGLYAVGECACVSVHGANRLGTNSLLDLLVFGRAAGNHIVESGLKSQQHKPLPANAGADSVARIARLDNSQSGEYAQDVANDLRLAMQRHAGVFRTQAMLDEGVVKVAEIAERVGNITLKDKSKVFNTARIEALEVENLIEVAKATIVSAAARRESRGAHTVDDYGDTPAHPNGRNDEEWMKHTLWYSEGSRLDYKPVKLKPLTVDSIPPKVRTF
- the gltA gene encoding citrate synthase, with the protein product MTPSDVKATLSFSDGSPSMDLPLYKGSIGPDVIDIRKLYAQTGKFTYDPGFLSTASCNSTITYIDGDKGELLYRGYPIEQLATSCDYLETCYLLLYGELPNPSQKEEFVNRVTNHTMVNEQMQFFLRGFRRDAHPMAVMTGLVGAMSAFYHDSTDINNPEHREIAAIRLIAKMPTLVAMAYKYTVGQPYIYPKNDLSYAGNFMRMMFATPCEDYKPNDVLVRAMDRIFILHADHEQNASTSTVRLCGSSGTNPFAAIAAGVACLWGPAHGGANEAALNMLEDIQRNGGVAKIGEFIKQVKDKNSSVKLMGFGHRVYKNYDPRAKLMRETCHEVLDELGLHDDPMFKLAMELEKIALEDEYFVARKLYPNVDFYSGIVQRAIGIPVPLFTAIFSLARTVGWIAQLNEMIGDPEYKIGRPRQLFVGSAARNVKPIGER
- a CDS encoding LacI family DNA-binding transcriptional regulator gives rise to the protein MSTIKDVAARAGVSFTTVSHVLNNTRPVSAEARRRVEEAVEEIGYLPSAVARSLRTSETKIIGVLVPNVQNPFFAELVCGVEESCRLAGYSVFLCNSDNDPKRQLQYMRTLLEKRVDGLLLSSAGDDEALAGIFKMARVPAVTVDRLVPGARADRVSVDNSQGAYNAVKHLLDLGHKRVACISGPAEFEVSRERLAGWRRALQEHGLAADEDLVVEADFSSQGGYLAASRLLKQSGRDRAGQGESPKSAISAIFASNDLMAIGALRAAAECGLSVPGQLSVIGFDDIDLCRYVFPALTTVGYSIKALGQRAGQMLIERIEQPDAVFQDQKMTPSLVLRESTAKPFNARQ
- a CDS encoding succinate dehydrogenase iron-sulfur subunit, with product MTKRTFQIYRYDPDKDAKPYMQTLEVELDGSERMLLDALGKLKAADPTLSFRRSCREGVCGSDAMNINGKNGLACLTNMRTLPGVIVLKPLPGLPVVRDLIVDMTQFFKQYNSIKPYLINDTPLPDKERLQSPEERDELNGLYECILCASCSTSCPSFWWNPDKFVGPAGLLQAYRFIADSRDEATADRLDNLEDPYRLFRCHTIMNCVDVCPKGLNPTKAIGKIKEMMVRRAI
- a CDS encoding FAD assembly factor SdhE; its protein translation is MSVEPSSIIDERALSKLRWRCRRGLLENDLFIERFFDRYAQSLTEFQAEGLRVLMDLSDNDLLDLLLRRKEPEGELVRDDVHEVLALLRTTS